The following coding sequences lie in one Thalassoglobus polymorphus genomic window:
- a CDS encoding glycosyl hydrolase family 28-related protein — protein sequence MKSLFPLLLVITTQFSTVEAVEVNIVDHGAIPNDGKDDTLAIRKAFDAVAKANGGTVVVPKGRFLVSRQKSETPILSIPSETTVRGEGNESILKYDSIVNDSNFWRMLGASKSCKNIVIHSLHFDGSNTFPKYEKGKTPEQNHGIFFYCKSGPIENVTVRDCFLENFSGDCVSFSRGCRNFTIRNVTVKNFIRQGIQMGGGVGDGGHLVTECKDLEHTVRPGGTTIHVEHAEGAKDFRIINNHCRKSLLAGGGAEGLVVRDNMIHGRIEGNSIKNGLFENNTLTVGDGKRPLMQFGYANGLTIRGNTIKAADSEATGIYVWGTSRYNPEPSKEITIDNNRLELKGQPIYLNGVRGCKIQNNTIIGSEAKNEVRKSRTECAVDIE from the coding sequence ATGAAATCGTTATTTCCCTTGCTACTCGTCATCACTACCCAGTTCTCGACTGTGGAGGCCGTGGAGGTCAACATCGTTGATCATGGAGCGATTCCGAATGATGGCAAAGATGATACGCTGGCGATTCGCAAAGCCTTTGACGCCGTTGCAAAAGCGAATGGAGGAACCGTTGTGGTGCCGAAAGGTCGCTTTCTCGTTTCCCGCCAGAAAAGTGAGACACCAATTCTGAGCATTCCTTCAGAGACAACTGTTCGCGGGGAAGGCAACGAATCGATTTTGAAATACGATTCCATAGTGAACGATTCCAACTTCTGGCGGATGTTGGGAGCTTCAAAGAGTTGCAAAAATATTGTCATTCACAGCTTACATTTCGATGGCAGCAACACCTTCCCAAAGTATGAAAAGGGAAAGACTCCCGAGCAGAACCACGGCATCTTCTTCTATTGCAAATCCGGTCCCATTGAGAACGTCACTGTGCGCGATTGTTTTCTCGAAAACTTCAGCGGAGATTGCGTCAGTTTTTCCCGAGGCTGTCGAAACTTCACGATTCGCAATGTAACCGTGAAGAACTTCATTCGCCAGGGAATCCAGATGGGTGGAGGCGTTGGTGACGGTGGCCATCTGGTGACAGAGTGCAAGGATCTTGAACACACAGTCCGACCGGGTGGAACGACGATTCACGTTGAACACGCAGAAGGTGCGAAAGACTTTCGCATCATAAACAATCACTGTCGCAAATCGCTGCTCGCTGGCGGAGGAGCGGAAGGACTGGTTGTGCGGGACAACATGATCCATGGAAGAATCGAAGGGAACAGTATCAAAAACGGCCTGTTCGAAAACAACACGCTCACAGTTGGCGACGGCAAACGTCCCCTGATGCAGTTTGGATACGCCAACGGTCTGACCATTCGTGGCAACACGATCAAAGCTGCCGATTCTGAAGCGACCGGCATCTATGTTTGGGGGACTTCCCGCTACAACCCGGAGCCTTCAAAGGAGATCACCATCGACAACAACAGACTCGAACTCAAGGGCCAACCGATTTACCTCAACGGCGTCCGCGGTTGCAAAATTCAAAACAACACCATCATCGGCAGCGAAGCAAAAAACGAAGTCCGCAAGAGCCGCACAGAATGTGCAGTCGACATTGAATGA
- a CDS encoding serine/threonine protein kinase has translation MEPPSAELIQALQTLKIANDRELQKCRTRVRRLSQGLPAFDSVWIDALVHVGVMTQFQARYFEQKRWHELQLTESLVLRDQVHFDPVMPVFLAVDVESNTRCMVTRCGVDRADFEAVSVRLRTLRQVRSDVPSTGTFLLDPDKRFVAQSRPAIEGESLERLLIRRGRFPEAVVRSIAVGVCDYFEQNGETHLHGDLRLSNLWLTASGRLELLNAGLFNLVSPSPTIHTKIPIDAYNGIAPERLEAGKGVSVSTEMYAFGCLLWQLLAGRPPHALADPLAKLAAHRQKAIRDIRELAPDVSDEFAEFIAKLTQRQPLKRPKRWADASSMISGTTKTPQARLKSFLHSFESAAPRSLGQSREKSPVPYAKISLTLGLTIIASILFWNRDQFNLPALSQVGATTQPIAPEDFKPLVPLQTPTLEKSEEIKTAEISLTQKALPALPVPDQEGVVLLDHPGPFRTTSLHVDDVLIIRGQAGIRPTIRVEDNSAILEAKTVSIENVQLEFIRSDQQQGASHSVLQVVADEFRFSQSLIAGSEEASNQSLLSWRANGADTMASGRLLVSNIIVKSRRPLIESTTPLTTALFDNVLQRLNGPLLFLHGGVHAGLRVPVVLNHCSMVEPGPVVTVDRLGETASSGLLSLQGKESLLKTSGNVPLIGFHGGKLSETWSDHVEVAAQGLIVPQAGKLFGHRTGPQESWSELASQFVRVDGLLSGEFHFTEPVTESEELLPVPQAVINHLPVRLSSENPGFNFERFEASLN, from the coding sequence ATGGAGCCCCCCTCGGCAGAATTGATTCAGGCATTGCAGACGCTGAAGATCGCGAATGACCGTGAGCTTCAAAAGTGCCGGACGCGCGTACGGAGACTCTCTCAAGGCTTACCCGCTTTCGACTCTGTCTGGATTGATGCGCTCGTTCATGTCGGGGTGATGACACAGTTTCAGGCCCGATATTTTGAGCAAAAGCGATGGCATGAGCTTCAGCTGACGGAATCGCTGGTCCTGCGAGATCAGGTTCACTTCGATCCCGTGATGCCGGTGTTTTTAGCGGTCGATGTGGAGTCGAATACTCGTTGCATGGTGACGCGATGCGGCGTTGACCGAGCTGATTTCGAAGCTGTGTCAGTTCGTCTGAGAACTCTTCGTCAAGTCAGAAGTGACGTCCCCTCGACTGGCACATTTCTCCTGGATCCAGACAAGCGATTCGTTGCTCAATCAAGACCTGCGATTGAAGGAGAATCTTTAGAACGGCTACTCATACGTCGTGGACGGTTCCCTGAGGCGGTTGTTCGGTCGATCGCGGTTGGAGTCTGCGATTATTTTGAACAGAATGGAGAAACGCACTTACATGGAGACCTGAGGCTGTCGAATCTCTGGCTCACAGCATCCGGACGGCTGGAGTTGTTAAATGCCGGGCTGTTCAATCTCGTTTCTCCCAGCCCGACGATTCATACAAAGATCCCGATTGATGCTTACAACGGGATTGCCCCGGAACGGTTAGAGGCTGGCAAAGGAGTGAGTGTTTCAACTGAAATGTATGCATTCGGGTGTCTGCTCTGGCAACTTCTTGCCGGACGCCCTCCACACGCATTGGCTGATCCCCTTGCGAAACTTGCTGCTCACCGCCAAAAGGCGATTCGAGATATCCGCGAACTTGCCCCGGATGTCTCTGATGAGTTTGCTGAATTCATTGCGAAGCTGACCCAACGGCAACCTCTGAAACGCCCGAAACGCTGGGCTGATGCAAGCAGCATGATTTCTGGAACGACGAAAACGCCACAAGCCAGACTGAAATCATTCCTGCATTCCTTTGAATCTGCCGCTCCCCGGAGTCTCGGCCAGAGTCGTGAAAAGTCTCCGGTTCCGTACGCGAAGATCTCGCTCACGCTGGGCTTGACCATCATTGCGTCGATTCTGTTCTGGAATCGCGACCAGTTCAATCTCCCTGCCCTTTCGCAAGTCGGAGCGACGACTCAACCTATCGCACCTGAAGATTTCAAGCCTCTCGTCCCGCTACAAACGCCAACCTTGGAGAAGTCCGAAGAAATCAAGACTGCCGAAATCAGTCTCACCCAAAAAGCACTTCCGGCTCTGCCGGTCCCGGATCAGGAAGGCGTTGTGCTGCTTGATCATCCCGGACCTTTTCGGACAACTTCATTGCATGTCGACGATGTTCTCATCATTCGCGGGCAGGCGGGCATCCGTCCGACGATTCGAGTAGAAGATAATAGTGCAATCCTCGAAGCGAAAACCGTTTCTATCGAGAACGTCCAGCTTGAATTCATACGGAGTGATCAACAGCAAGGAGCGTCTCATTCGGTTCTTCAAGTCGTGGCAGATGAGTTTCGATTCAGCCAATCTCTTATCGCGGGGTCTGAAGAGGCGTCGAATCAATCTTTGCTCAGTTGGAGAGCGAACGGAGCGGATACGATGGCTTCGGGACGACTCCTTGTTTCGAACATCATCGTGAAGTCTCGGCGACCACTCATTGAGTCAACGACGCCTCTTACGACGGCACTCTTCGACAATGTGCTACAGCGTTTGAATGGACCTCTCCTCTTCCTGCACGGAGGAGTTCATGCCGGCCTGCGGGTTCCCGTAGTTCTGAATCACTGCTCGATGGTTGAGCCTGGACCGGTCGTCACTGTTGATCGGCTTGGCGAGACCGCCAGCTCTGGGCTGCTCTCTCTGCAGGGGAAGGAATCGCTGCTGAAGACGTCTGGAAATGTGCCCTTGATCGGGTTTCATGGGGGCAAGCTTAGTGAGACATGGTCAGACCATGTTGAAGTTGCTGCTCAGGGCCTGATCGTTCCGCAAGCTGGCAAACTCTTCGGGCATCGAACTGGGCCACAAGAATCTTGGAGCGAGCTCGCCAGCCAGTTTGTTCGAGTCGATGGTTTGCTTTCTGGAGAGTTTCATTTCACTGAACCAGTAACCGAGAGCGAAGAGCTGCTGCCCGTTCCACAGGCGGTTATTAACCACCTTCCGGTTCGTCTTTCAAGTGAGAATCCCGGGTTCAATTTCGAGCGGTTTGAGGCCTCGCTGAATTGA
- the acs gene encoding acetate--CoA ligase translates to MSDAIESILQEDRKFVPPAEFTANALISSEEQYQQMWQLGKDDPEKFWGDLAKEELEWFQPFDSVMEGDMPDTKWFQGGKINASYQCLDQHLTTWRKNKAALIWEGEPGETRTLTYQELHREVCKFASVLDQLGVEKGDRVTIYMPMIPELAIAMLACARVGATHSIIFGGFSADAISDRNNDAQSKLVITADGGWRRGKEIALKSTVDESLEKSSSVEKVVVVRRTGGDIEMVPDRDYWWHDLMENASADREATPLDSEHPLFILYTSGSTGKPKGVLHTTAGYMLGTKMSSKWVFDYKDEDTYWCTADIGWVTGHSYIIYGPLANGVTSVMYEGAPNWPDEGRFWEVVEKYRVNIFYTAPTAIRAFIKWGDQWPQKYDLSSLRLLGSVGEPINPEAWMWYHKLIGGERCPIVDTWWQTETGGIMISPLPGVTPAKPGSCTKPLPGVVPAIVNEEGKELEANQGGLLVMTQPWPHMLRTLYGDHERFIETYFSKFDGKYYFAGDGARKDEDGYYWIMGRVDDVLNVSGHRLSTMEIESALVSHDLVAEAAVVGYPHDLKGEGICCFVIPKGDIPIDEVKNTLIKHVRHQIGAIATPDQIRFTPALPKTRSGKIMRRLLKDIAAGRENNQDTSTLEDQSILEKLRQEG, encoded by the coding sequence ATGTCCGACGCCATCGAATCCATTCTTCAGGAAGATCGTAAGTTTGTCCCACCCGCTGAATTCACTGCCAATGCGCTGATCTCTTCTGAGGAGCAATATCAGCAAATGTGGCAACTGGGAAAAGACGACCCCGAAAAATTCTGGGGGGATTTGGCCAAGGAAGAACTCGAATGGTTCCAACCGTTCGATTCTGTAATGGAAGGAGACATGCCTGACACCAAATGGTTTCAGGGGGGAAAAATTAATGCGTCGTACCAGTGTCTTGATCAGCATTTGACAACTTGGAGAAAGAACAAAGCAGCTCTCATCTGGGAGGGAGAACCAGGTGAAACACGAACGCTGACGTATCAGGAATTGCATCGCGAAGTCTGCAAATTCGCCAGCGTTCTGGATCAACTCGGCGTCGAAAAAGGGGACCGGGTCACGATTTACATGCCCATGATCCCCGAACTTGCAATCGCGATGCTGGCCTGTGCTCGTGTCGGGGCAACACACTCCATCATCTTCGGGGGGTTCAGTGCAGACGCCATTTCTGATCGCAATAATGATGCACAATCGAAACTCGTCATCACCGCCGACGGAGGTTGGCGTCGTGGGAAAGAAATCGCGCTGAAATCAACCGTCGATGAATCACTTGAGAAATCGTCTTCCGTTGAGAAAGTGGTTGTCGTTCGACGTACCGGTGGCGATATCGAGATGGTTCCAGACCGTGACTACTGGTGGCACGATCTGATGGAAAATGCATCAGCAGACCGTGAAGCAACCCCACTCGATTCTGAACACCCGCTCTTCATTTTATACACTTCTGGATCAACCGGAAAACCGAAGGGTGTGCTACACACCACAGCGGGCTATATGCTCGGAACAAAAATGAGTTCGAAATGGGTCTTCGACTACAAAGACGAAGACACATACTGGTGTACCGCCGACATCGGCTGGGTTACCGGTCACAGCTATATCATCTACGGACCACTCGCGAATGGTGTGACATCGGTGATGTATGAAGGAGCTCCCAACTGGCCAGACGAAGGCCGATTCTGGGAAGTCGTTGAAAAGTACCGCGTCAATATTTTCTACACTGCACCGACCGCAATTCGCGCCTTCATTAAGTGGGGCGATCAATGGCCGCAGAAGTACGACCTCTCTTCACTGCGTCTCTTGGGAAGTGTGGGAGAGCCGATTAACCCCGAAGCCTGGATGTGGTATCACAAACTGATTGGCGGCGAACGCTGCCCAATCGTCGACACATGGTGGCAAACCGAGACCGGGGGCATCATGATCAGCCCGCTGCCGGGCGTCACCCCAGCGAAGCCCGGTTCTTGCACAAAACCGCTCCCGGGCGTCGTGCCTGCGATTGTCAACGAAGAGGGCAAAGAACTTGAAGCGAATCAAGGTGGCTTGCTTGTGATGACTCAGCCATGGCCACACATGCTTCGCACACTCTACGGCGACCATGAACGTTTTATCGAGACCTACTTCTCAAAGTTCGACGGCAAGTACTACTTCGCAGGCGATGGAGCACGGAAAGATGAGGATGGTTACTACTGGATCATGGGTCGCGTCGACGATGTCTTGAACGTTTCAGGACATCGTTTGAGCACAATGGAAATTGAATCGGCGCTGGTTTCACACGACCTCGTCGCAGAAGCGGCCGTCGTTGGCTATCCGCATGACCTCAAAGGGGAGGGCATCTGCTGCTTCGTAATTCCCAAGGGAGACATCCCGATTGACGAAGTGAAAAACACACTGATCAAGCATGTCCGCCACCAAATCGGTGCCATCGCCACTCCGGACCAAATCCGCTTCACGCCAGCCCTTCCGAAAACTCGCTCCGGAAAAATTATGCGACGCCTCCTCAAAGACATCGCCGCTGGAAGAGAAAACAACCAGGATACATCAACTCTGGAAGACCAGAGCATCTTGGAGAAGCTCAGACAAGAAGGTTAA
- the gyrA gene encoding DNA gyrase subunit A, with amino-acid sequence MSNDLTPPEDPHNDSQLSSEGLVPGRIQKLDIRDEMKESYLTYAMSVIVSRALPDVRDGLKPAQRRILVAMNDLNLGPSSGRIKCAKISGDTSGNYHPHGESVIYPTLVRMGQDWVMREILVDKQGNFGSLAGLGPAAMRYTEARLSAAASEMLDDLNKDTVDFIPTYDQRNEEPVVLPSRFPGLLVNGSQGIAVGMATSIPPHNLSEVASAVQLLIDNPEATIDEIIDVLPGPDFPTGGVICGRFGIRQGYLTGRSTLTLRAKVEFETEKNTEVIVVKEISYLDTRDRVKSKLEALIKDDKIKGISRVVDYTDRKTPSWQVRLHIYLKRDADREVVLNQLYKYSPLQSTVSVILLALVGNRPQTLNIKQLLDEFLRHRVTVIRRRTEYLLHEARKRKHTIEGLLIAQIDIDEIISTIRNSPSRAEAKVRLQEIQVPSELIERALGEDGFEMFVEENGEQQNYSLSANQTEAIVSMQLGSLANLERENLQGEHRGLLEDITGYLQLLSDEANIRALIRDEMEQLKDKFPNKRRTEISEEELGDVDKDELITEEPMVVTLSQRGYVKRTPLSTYKAQNRGGKGVKGAKSDDEDPTEHLFVSSTHSYLLFFTNFGKVYWQKVYDLPLQGRTAKGRALVNLLRLSEGERVQDCIDIREFDDERSLLMATRKGYIKKTLLSAYSRPMKGGIIAIKLEDDDRLIDVVKVSPDENVVLSTASGMAIRFCESDARAMGRNSRGVRGIKLSKDDEVVGMVVSSEQKTLLTICENGYGKRTPFGPVVVETNEDDESSPSGGMRYRLQKRGGKGLRDIKTTARNGKVIGTLAVEDGDDILLMSAQGKIQRLRAADISTIGRNTQGVTIMKMDSDDQIAGIACIPAEVVDEEDDDDAVASMETAEGHEPASDVVTEANGTEPSSTVEDQPATPSDPAEDLNDTLEDENAADDEESASDEEE; translated from the coding sequence TTGTCGAACGATTTGACACCCCCCGAAGATCCTCACAACGACTCTCAGCTCTCATCGGAAGGGCTTGTGCCGGGACGGATTCAGAAGCTCGATATTCGCGACGAGATGAAGGAAAGTTATCTCACCTACGCGATGTCGGTGATCGTGAGTCGTGCCTTGCCGGACGTTCGTGACGGTCTGAAACCCGCTCAACGGCGGATTCTAGTCGCCATGAACGATTTGAACCTTGGTCCCTCTTCCGGACGGATCAAGTGTGCAAAAATTTCCGGGGACACCTCTGGAAACTACCACCCGCACGGTGAAAGTGTGATTTACCCTACTCTGGTCCGTATGGGGCAGGATTGGGTGATGCGGGAAATCCTCGTTGATAAACAGGGCAACTTTGGTTCACTCGCTGGTTTAGGCCCAGCTGCGATGCGATATACGGAAGCCCGTCTTTCAGCCGCAGCCTCTGAAATGCTGGACGATCTGAACAAAGATACAGTCGACTTCATTCCGACTTACGACCAACGGAATGAAGAACCGGTCGTACTGCCATCGCGTTTCCCCGGCCTGCTCGTCAACGGCTCTCAGGGGATTGCAGTCGGTATGGCGACCAGTATTCCTCCGCACAACCTCTCAGAGGTCGCCAGTGCTGTCCAACTCCTCATCGACAATCCTGAAGCGACGATCGATGAAATCATCGATGTCCTGCCCGGTCCCGATTTCCCGACCGGCGGAGTGATTTGTGGGCGATTTGGAATTCGTCAGGGATATTTAACAGGACGCTCAACGCTCACACTCAGGGCTAAAGTCGAGTTCGAAACCGAGAAGAACACAGAAGTCATTGTCGTCAAAGAGATCTCTTACCTCGACACACGTGACCGTGTGAAATCGAAGTTGGAAGCCCTCATCAAAGATGACAAGATCAAAGGGATCTCTCGCGTCGTCGATTACACCGACCGCAAGACTCCCAGCTGGCAGGTCCGTTTACATATTTACCTCAAACGAGATGCCGACCGAGAAGTTGTCCTCAACCAGCTTTATAAATACTCACCGTTGCAATCGACGGTTTCAGTCATCTTGCTGGCACTCGTCGGGAACCGTCCTCAAACGTTGAACATCAAGCAGCTTCTTGATGAATTCCTGCGACATCGAGTGACGGTGATTCGTCGTCGAACCGAGTACTTGCTCCACGAAGCTCGTAAGCGAAAACATACCATCGAAGGACTGTTGATCGCCCAGATTGACATCGACGAGATTATCAGCACAATTCGCAACTCTCCCAGCCGGGCAGAAGCAAAAGTTCGCTTGCAGGAGATTCAAGTTCCGTCTGAACTTATTGAACGTGCGTTGGGTGAAGATGGCTTCGAGATGTTTGTCGAAGAGAATGGCGAACAACAGAACTACTCACTTTCTGCCAATCAAACTGAAGCAATCGTCAGCATGCAGCTTGGTTCGCTTGCGAATCTGGAGCGAGAGAATCTCCAGGGCGAACATCGCGGCTTACTCGAAGATATCACCGGGTATCTGCAATTGCTCTCTGACGAAGCAAACATCCGTGCGTTGATTCGCGACGAGATGGAGCAACTCAAGGATAAATTCCCGAACAAGCGTCGCACCGAAATCTCAGAAGAAGAACTTGGTGACGTCGACAAAGACGAGCTGATCACCGAAGAGCCAATGGTGGTGACGTTGTCGCAACGTGGTTACGTCAAGCGAACTCCGCTTTCAACCTACAAGGCACAGAACCGTGGTGGGAAGGGAGTTAAAGGGGCGAAGTCCGACGACGAAGATCCAACTGAACACCTCTTCGTCTCCAGCACTCACAGCTACCTGCTCTTCTTCACAAACTTCGGGAAAGTCTATTGGCAAAAAGTTTACGACTTACCGCTTCAGGGACGCACAGCCAAGGGGCGTGCATTGGTCAATCTGCTGCGATTGTCCGAAGGTGAGCGTGTTCAAGACTGCATCGATATTCGAGAATTCGACGACGAACGCAGTTTGCTGATGGCCACTCGGAAAGGGTACATCAAGAAGACGCTGCTTTCCGCGTATAGCCGCCCAATGAAAGGGGGCATCATCGCGATCAAACTCGAAGACGATGATCGACTCATCGATGTTGTCAAAGTCTCACCGGACGAGAATGTCGTTCTCAGTACAGCATCCGGTATGGCGATTCGGTTTTGTGAATCCGATGCCCGTGCAATGGGAAGAAACTCTCGCGGAGTGCGGGGGATCAAACTCTCGAAAGATGATGAAGTCGTCGGTATGGTCGTTTCCAGCGAGCAGAAGACCTTGCTCACTATTTGCGAAAACGGTTACGGAAAACGGACACCGTTCGGACCTGTCGTTGTTGAAACCAACGAAGATGACGAATCTTCACCAAGCGGCGGAATGCGTTACCGCTTGCAGAAACGTGGTGGCAAAGGACTGCGAGATATCAAAACGACCGCACGAAACGGAAAGGTTATCGGAACTCTCGCAGTGGAAGATGGCGACGATATCCTGCTGATGTCCGCTCAAGGGAAAATTCAGCGACTACGTGCTGCCGACATCAGCACAATTGGTCGAAACACTCAAGGTGTGACGATCATGAAGATGGACAGCGACGATCAAATCGCTGGCATCGCCTGTATTCCAGCTGAAGTCGTCGACGAAGAGGACGACGACGATGCAGTCGCTTCTATGGAGACCGCGGAAGGTCACGAACCGGCATCTGATGTCGTCACCGAAGCCAACGGAACTGAGCCGTCTTCAACAGTTGAAGATCAGCCAGCGACTCCAAGTGATCCTGCTGAAGACCTCAACGACACTCTGGAAGATGAAAACGCCGCGGACGATGAAGAGTCCGCAAGCGACGAAGAAGAGTAA
- a CDS encoding AsmA family protein, whose amino-acid sequence MFGKNETNSETDSNSPAKKQKKPPSFLRLVLRSMTTMGIIVLVGLFCLPWLASSFLTQQTAEKWISESFPGNIKIGDASVGWNSPVMLNDIVFEDETGKKLAEVEAVTSNQTMLDLLRNQSRPMELEFEGMRASFVVPRLKAAQTSKKPIDIESVVEDLFKQKVPKPARDMTIRIVRSELTLTDAEGKSLARWSPIKATYESSSTTPPKQKLKIDAPVASLVSSESMPEANSGNLGFVADWTGSASPTTKESLSLTLDCAQQPLAVLQPLVETYFPDMIPGAPVTFQIDGLLERVGQEELLLKLDTQLTDHRPLSTSQSPLNFDVEASYSQKEDRIDVPRLFAQVDETSVELQAEVADVSGKQVVDAQGQFRSPAEGLANLLPESMKENVQFKEIEVSDLSIKGPLRPDPSKPFDLKFELSTIVSWKEATAYGITSNDGKVKLTMAGNDLLLTPIEIPVSGGHIRQLPSFDLSTTPLTVRISEGLTLDKVALTEEICHDWLRYVSPLLSDATRPSGTFSLVASPATFQLEKMNEANLSGKLNIHKAQVRPGPLADEIINMVSAVRAVKGPGQQEEIIFLEMENQTVDYQVVDGRVYHAGFNFKVGDFDFSSNGSVGFDETLDLVVSMAFPDELANRGPILQSLQDEALVFKVTGTMDKPVIKGDQLKDVGKRIGIKAAEGLLERILERRGNRGARPRRGR is encoded by the coding sequence ATGTTTGGAAAAAACGAGACAAACTCAGAGACGGACTCGAATTCGCCCGCAAAAAAACAAAAGAAACCACCAAGCTTTTTACGGCTGGTCCTACGCTCCATGACCACGATGGGAATTATCGTTTTGGTGGGGCTTTTTTGCCTGCCTTGGCTCGCTTCCTCATTTCTAACACAGCAAACTGCAGAAAAATGGATTTCTGAGAGTTTTCCGGGAAATATCAAGATTGGTGATGCGTCCGTTGGCTGGAACTCTCCGGTCATGCTGAATGATATTGTCTTCGAAGATGAGACTGGAAAGAAACTGGCTGAAGTTGAGGCTGTGACGTCGAATCAAACGATGCTCGACCTGCTGCGGAATCAATCCCGTCCGATGGAACTGGAATTTGAAGGGATGCGAGCCTCTTTTGTAGTCCCTCGCTTGAAAGCTGCTCAAACGTCGAAGAAACCAATCGATATCGAGTCAGTCGTGGAAGACCTTTTCAAACAGAAAGTTCCTAAACCGGCTCGCGATATGACCATCCGCATCGTTCGGAGCGAACTGACCTTAACCGATGCAGAAGGCAAATCACTGGCCCGTTGGAGTCCCATCAAGGCGACATATGAATCAAGCAGCACAACTCCACCGAAACAGAAGTTGAAGATCGATGCACCAGTTGCTTCGCTGGTTTCGAGCGAGTCGATGCCTGAGGCAAATTCTGGAAATTTAGGATTCGTTGCCGACTGGACCGGTTCAGCCTCTCCCACAACGAAGGAGTCTCTCTCACTCACGCTCGATTGTGCTCAGCAACCACTTGCCGTCTTGCAGCCATTAGTCGAAACATATTTTCCAGACATGATTCCCGGGGCTCCGGTCACTTTTCAGATTGATGGTCTACTTGAACGTGTCGGGCAGGAAGAGTTGTTGTTGAAGCTGGACACCCAACTGACCGATCATCGGCCTTTGAGCACCTCGCAGTCTCCCTTGAATTTTGATGTCGAAGCGAGCTACTCACAAAAAGAGGATCGGATTGACGTCCCTCGATTGTTTGCCCAAGTCGACGAAACCTCAGTTGAGCTGCAGGCGGAAGTGGCTGACGTCTCAGGCAAACAGGTCGTCGATGCGCAAGGGCAATTTCGTTCTCCCGCCGAAGGGCTTGCGAATCTCCTTCCGGAATCAATGAAGGAAAATGTCCAGTTCAAGGAAATTGAAGTTTCCGATTTATCGATCAAAGGTCCGTTACGTCCAGATCCTTCAAAACCATTTGACCTGAAGTTTGAGCTTTCGACCATCGTCTCATGGAAAGAAGCGACAGCTTATGGAATTACTTCGAACGATGGCAAAGTCAAACTGACCATGGCCGGGAATGACTTGTTGCTCACCCCGATCGAAATTCCAGTTAGCGGTGGGCATATTCGGCAGTTGCCAAGCTTTGACCTGTCGACGACTCCCCTCACTGTGAGAATTTCAGAAGGGCTCACGCTCGATAAAGTCGCCTTGACCGAAGAGATTTGCCACGACTGGTTGCGTTATGTCTCCCCCCTGCTTTCCGATGCAACCCGTCCGAGTGGAACGTTTTCACTGGTGGCCTCTCCCGCGACATTCCAGCTGGAGAAAATGAACGAAGCGAATCTCTCTGGGAAATTGAATATTCACAAGGCTCAGGTTCGCCCCGGTCCGCTCGCTGACGAAATCATCAACATGGTCTCAGCCGTTCGAGCTGTGAAAGGACCTGGTCAGCAGGAAGAGATTATTTTTCTGGAAATGGAAAACCAGACGGTTGATTACCAGGTTGTCGATGGTCGGGTTTATCACGCCGGTTTCAATTTCAAAGTGGGAGACTTCGACTTCTCCAGTAATGGTTCAGTCGGATTTGATGAAACGCTTGATCTCGTCGTTTCCATGGCATTCCCCGACGAGCTGGCTAATCGCGGACCAATTTTGCAATCGCTTCAGGATGAAGCACTGGTCTTCAAAGTGACCGGGACGATGGATAAGCCGGTCATCAAAGGAGATCAGTTAAAAGACGTCGGAAAACGAATCGGCATTAAAGCTGCAGAAGGTCTCCTTGAGCGAATTTTAGAACGCCGTGGTAACCGGGGGGCGCGTCCCAGACGTGGACGATAA